From Triticum aestivum cultivar Chinese Spring chromosome 4A, IWGSC CS RefSeq v2.1, whole genome shotgun sequence, a single genomic window includes:
- the LOC123087294 gene encoding ankyrin-3 isoform X2, which produces MEDMGPLHEAACTGKIETCQYLVEQLGFDINTEANDDSGMTPLACAVLRDKSVTVEYLLDKGANPNKQDNKRFTPLHYATKEGNNRLVRLLLSKGASVDVLSSEGTPLHVAASYGKSGIIQILLQHNADPNTVSADLGTPMAAVLCVASGRITESDALKCMKLLVKAGADLNCANPDTPLVIATSKDLSECVEYLLEVGADANIPSNQGRMIPIEMAANSGRRKLVEILFPFTLPIQSVSNWSVEGIIAHEKLRQSNKGKQSDKDSNVQLKLNAEVTTNKEDSGAPKKPCAKDKGGDKDKKAELKLLGAKAVERKDYAAALKFYSEAIKVDPEDATLYSNRSLCHLKSGEAHDALADAIACVNLQPDWAKGYYRKGAALMSLKECKEACDAFLAGGKLNPASVEIHDAFWEAIEAMKKQHSDRQSAGPV; this is translated from the exons ATGGAGGACATGGGGCCACTGCATGAGGCAGCATGCACGGGGAAAATTGAGACATGCCAATACTTGGTGGAGCAGCTTGGGTTTGACATCAATACTGAAGCTAATGATGATTCAG GCATGACACCTTTGGCTTGTGCGGTGTTGCGCGATAAATCAGTTACTGTGGAGTATTTGCTTGACAAAGGTGCTAATCCCAATAAGCAAGATAACAAAAGATTTACTCCTCTGCACTACGCTACAAAAGAAG GGAATAACCGACTGGTACGACTCTTGCTGTCAAAAGGAGCTAGTGTTGATGTATTGTCTTCTGAAGGGACACCACTACATGTCGCTGCCTCTTATGGGAAGTCTGGCATCATACAGATTTTATTGCAGCACAATGCAGAT CCAAACACGGTTTCGGCAGATTTAGGCACACCCATGGCTGCAGTTCTTTGTGTTGCTTCTGGAAGAATTACTGAGTCTGATGCTTTAAAGTGCATGAAGCTCCTTGTCAAG GCTGGTGCCGATTTGAATTGTGCAAATCCTGATACTCCATTGGTGATAGCAACTAGCAAAGACTTATCTGAATGTGTTGAGTATTTGCTGGAGGTTGGCGCAGATGCCAATATTCCAAGCAATCAA GGCCGTATGATACCAATAGAAATGGCTGCAAACTCTGGAAGAAGAAAGCTTGTTGAGATTCTGTTTCCTTTCACTTTACCCATTCAATCTGTGTCAAACTGGAGTGTTGAAGGAATCATTGCCCATGAAAAGTTAAGACAATCTAACAAG GGTAAGCAAAGTGATAAAGACAGCAATGTTCAGCTGAAATTAAATGCAGAAGTAACAACCAATAAAGAAGACTCTGGTGCACCAAAGAAGCCCTGTGCCAAG GACAAGGGAGGTGATAAAGATAAGAAGGCTGAACTGAAATTACTCGGTGCAAAAGCAGTCGAGCGTAAGGACTACGCTGCTGCATTAAAATTCTACAGTGAG GCAATCAAAGTGGATCCTGAAGATGCAACGCTTTATTCCAACAGGAGCCTTTGCCATCTAAAGAGCGGCGAGGCGCATGATGCTTTGGCTGATGccattgcatgtgtaaatctgcaGCCTGATTGGGCGAAGGGTTACTATCGGAAGGGAGCTGCCCTCATGTCGCTGAAG GAGTGTAAAGAAGCGTGTGATGCATTCCTGGCTGGAGGGAAACTGAATCCTGCAAGCGTGGAGATTCACGACGCATTTTG GGAGGCGATCGAGGCAATGAAGAAGCAACATTCGGACCGACAAAGCGCAGGCCCGGTCTGA
- the LOC123087294 gene encoding caskin-1 isoform X1 has product MGKARRLKGRGAGSGGGGGGRGRGRVLERFDGFAPGSFQNVSSGMAYFPSQDRVGYMIAPPTIFGGADGDRSELNDSVKMEDMGPLHEAACTGKIETCQYLVEQLGFDINTEANDDSGMTPLACAVLRDKSVTVEYLLDKGANPNKQDNKRFTPLHYATKEGNNRLVRLLLSKGASVDVLSSEGTPLHVAASYGKSGIIQILLQHNADPNTVSADLGTPMAAVLCVASGRITESDALKCMKLLVKAGADLNCANPDTPLVIATSKDLSECVEYLLEVGADANIPSNQGRMIPIEMAANSGRRKLVEILFPFTLPIQSVSNWSVEGIIAHEKLRQSNKGKQSDKDSNVQLKLNAEVTTNKEDSGAPKKPCAKDKGGDKDKKAELKLLGAKAVERKDYAAALKFYSEAIKVDPEDATLYSNRSLCHLKSGEAHDALADAIACVNLQPDWAKGYYRKGAALMSLKECKEACDAFLAGGKLNPASVEIHDAFWEAIEAMKKQHSDRQSAGPV; this is encoded by the exons ATGGGGAAAGCGAGGCGCCTCAAGGGCCGCGGCGCCGgcagtggaggcggaggcggcggccgcggccgcgggcgTGTGCTGGAGCGCTTCGACGGGTTCGCGCCGGGGAGCTTCCAGAACGTCTCGTCGGGCATGGCCTACTTCCCCTCCCAGGACCGGGTGGGCTACATGA TTGCTCCACCCACTATATTTGGTGGTGCGGATGGGGACCGCAGTGAGTTGAATGACTCTGTGAAGATGGAGGACATGGGGCCACTGCATGAGGCAGCATGCACGGGGAAAATTGAGACATGCCAATACTTGGTGGAGCAGCTTGGGTTTGACATCAATACTGAAGCTAATGATGATTCAG GCATGACACCTTTGGCTTGTGCGGTGTTGCGCGATAAATCAGTTACTGTGGAGTATTTGCTTGACAAAGGTGCTAATCCCAATAAGCAAGATAACAAAAGATTTACTCCTCTGCACTACGCTACAAAAGAAG GGAATAACCGACTGGTACGACTCTTGCTGTCAAAAGGAGCTAGTGTTGATGTATTGTCTTCTGAAGGGACACCACTACATGTCGCTGCCTCTTATGGGAAGTCTGGCATCATACAGATTTTATTGCAGCACAATGCAGAT CCAAACACGGTTTCGGCAGATTTAGGCACACCCATGGCTGCAGTTCTTTGTGTTGCTTCTGGAAGAATTACTGAGTCTGATGCTTTAAAGTGCATGAAGCTCCTTGTCAAG GCTGGTGCCGATTTGAATTGTGCAAATCCTGATACTCCATTGGTGATAGCAACTAGCAAAGACTTATCTGAATGTGTTGAGTATTTGCTGGAGGTTGGCGCAGATGCCAATATTCCAAGCAATCAA GGCCGTATGATACCAATAGAAATGGCTGCAAACTCTGGAAGAAGAAAGCTTGTTGAGATTCTGTTTCCTTTCACTTTACCCATTCAATCTGTGTCAAACTGGAGTGTTGAAGGAATCATTGCCCATGAAAAGTTAAGACAATCTAACAAG GGTAAGCAAAGTGATAAAGACAGCAATGTTCAGCTGAAATTAAATGCAGAAGTAACAACCAATAAAGAAGACTCTGGTGCACCAAAGAAGCCCTGTGCCAAG GACAAGGGAGGTGATAAAGATAAGAAGGCTGAACTGAAATTACTCGGTGCAAAAGCAGTCGAGCGTAAGGACTACGCTGCTGCATTAAAATTCTACAGTGAG GCAATCAAAGTGGATCCTGAAGATGCAACGCTTTATTCCAACAGGAGCCTTTGCCATCTAAAGAGCGGCGAGGCGCATGATGCTTTGGCTGATGccattgcatgtgtaaatctgcaGCCTGATTGGGCGAAGGGTTACTATCGGAAGGGAGCTGCCCTCATGTCGCTGAAG GAGTGTAAAGAAGCGTGTGATGCATTCCTGGCTGGAGGGAAACTGAATCCTGCAAGCGTGGAGATTCACGACGCATTTTG GGAGGCGATCGAGGCAATGAAGAAGCAACATTCGGACCGACAAAGCGCAGGCCCGGTCTGA